GGTGCGGACGTGCGCACGGCGAACTTCGCGCAGGCGCGACTGCTCGCCGCGGATCTCACGGGGGTCGATGCGGCGCGTGCGGTGTTTCGCGACGCCGAACTCGAGCGCGCCGACGTGCGGGATGCGGACTTTACCGAGGCGGACCTGCGCGCGGCCCGCCTTGCCGGTCTGCGCAACTACACCTGCGCGTCGTTCGTGCGGACGGACATCCGAGACATCGATTTCAGCGGCGCCTATCTGGTACGACGCCACATCATGGACGAAAATTTTCTCGCGGAGTTCCGCGAGCAGAGTCGCGCGTCCCGGATCGCGTATTGGATCTGGTGGGTCACGTCCGACTGTGGGCGGAGCGTGGTCCGGTGGGGGTTGTGGACCCTGCTCATCGCCGTGCTCTTCGGCGTCGGTTACATCTTCACCGACGTGAGCTTTGGCGATCGGCCGACGGCTCTGTCGCCGTTTTACTTCAGCGTGGTCACGCTCACGACGCTCGGCTACGGCGACGTGCTCCCAAAGTCGCCCGCCGCGCAATCGCTTGCGATGATCGAAGTGGCGATCGGCTACGTGATGCTCGGCGGTCTGCTCAGCATCTTCGCGAACAAGATGGCGCGCCGCGCGGATTAGACTCGAGGGGACGACATGCTCGGTTGGCTCAAACGAAAACGCCGCGATCCGAAACAGCAGCTCAAGGAGATGCTCGGCACCGCGACCCTGCCGTCGTTCTCGGCTACGATCGCGCGCGCGCTCGAGCGACTGCGCGACCCGGACGCATCCGTCGACGACATTGCCGACGCGGTGGCGGCGGATCCGGGGGCGACCGCCGGCGTGATCCGCACGGTCAACTCCTCGGTGTACGCACTGCGACGCGAGGTGTCGTCACTGCAGCACGCGATCCAACTGCTCGGGCGCTCCCAGGTCGAGTGCATCGTGTTGGCGCTCACCGCGAAGGCGTCGCTTCCCGACAAGCCGTACCGCGAGTTCGACGCGGGGCGCTTTTGGCGCGCCGCGGCCCGCCGCGCCGCGCTCGCGAGGCTGTTGGCCAAGCGCACCGAGCCGGCCAACGCGAACGCATGCTTTACCGCGGGGCTGCTTCTGGACATGGCTGTGCCTCTCATCGCCGAGGTCAAGGGAGGCGACTACGCCGCACTCGTCGAGCGGTGGATGCGCGGCGAGCACGACGATCTGGCCGGTGGCGAGCGTGCGCAGCTCGGCTGGGACCACGCCGAGGTCGCCGGCTGGTTGTGCGAGATGTGGAAGTTTCCGGCCCCGATCACCGACTCCATCGGCGCGCACCACGAGGGCGTCGTCGACATTCCGCGCGCGATCGATTGGGTCGCGCCGCTTCCGGCCAACGATGAGATCGATGTAGATGCACTCGCGGCGCGGGTTGCAGCCGATGCCGCGATATCGCAGGACGAGGCGCGAGCGCTTGTCGAGGAAGGCGTGACCGCCGGCGACGACATGGCGCAGCTGTTTGCGTAGCGCCGGCCCGACGTCCCGCATGCCCTCGTTGCAGTCGGGGTTTTCACCCTCATCGGGTGCGTGGATCGCACGTTCCGGTCGCGTTACGATCGACGCATGACGACGGGGGCTCCGGTCGGCGACGATGCGCGCGATCGCGGTCGGCTCGAATGCGTGGGGCGCGTCGCGCCCGGCGTCGCGCACGATGTGTCGAGCGCCGCGGCGTCGCTCGGCGCGAACGTGGAGGTCATCCGCCAACTCGTCGCCGCACTCGACGCATCGCCGCTCGATTGGATCGACCTGCCGGAACTTCGCGATGCGGTGGACGATATGATGGCCGCGGTCGCTCGCATTCGCGGGCTCGTCCGCAGCCTCGCTCAGCTTGCGACGGTCGGCCGCGGCGAGCCGAAGGCGGTCGACGCGTGCGAGGTCGTTCAAACGGCCGCGGCGCTCACCGCGGCTGCCTGCCGGGCGGCGGGGGGGTTCCACAGCGAGATTCCCCACGAGCCGGCGATTGTGACGGTGGACCCCGGCGCGCTGCTGTACGAACTCGTCGCGGCGGTGCTCGATGCGCGCGACCTGTTGGGGCGCCAGGCTGGCGGCCACGCGGCGGTGACCCTGGCGGCCACGCGCGAACGCGGCGGGGTGCGCGTGCGCGTCACGCCGGGCGCGTACGATCGCTTCCTACCGCTCGACGGCTGATACGCCGCGGGCCGCGCGTGCCACCTCCCGGGGTGGCGCGCGTTCACGGTTGCGGGGCTTGACGGAAGGTGTGCAGATCCGTCACACTTCTGTGCCTTGTCCGCACGCTCGCACCTGCCCTGGGACGACCTGTTTGAGCTTCATGTCGTCAAAAAGATAGGGAAACTGATCAATCGCCGGTGGTGCCTCGGCCTCGGCGCAGTGAGCGCCGATGGCCGGGACGCGCGGCCGCCCCGCGCGCCCAAGGGATCGGCGCGGCGCGGGCTCGCGGATGTCATCGTCGACCGGCCCGCGGGGGAGGTCGCCGCCGCCGCCAACTGCCGCCAGGTCGCCGCCAGGTTCCGCGATGCGGCCGCAAAGCGCGCGCTGCGGCCCGGCGTGGTGCGGTTTCCGTCGCATTCGGGCCTGTACTGGCTCGCGGCGCCGATCGCATACGACCAGAGCTTTCTCGGGGCGCTGTTGTGCGGCGCGTTCGCGCTCCAGGAGCAGAACCTGCGCGAGGTCGATCGCGCCGTGGCGCCGCTGTCGCTGTCCCCGGTCGACTGGGCGGCCGCGCGCGACGCGCAGCCCCGGCTGTCGCCGGTCGAGGTGGACTTCCTCGGCGACCTCGTCGCCGCCGCGGCCGAGGAGATCGCAGCCCACTTCGGAAGCGTGCTGGCTCGACAGCGCGGCACGGGTGACTTTGAGGCCGAGTTCGCGATTCGCCACGCCTACGGCGGGCTCGTCGGCCGCTCGCGTGCGATGCAAGAACTCTATCATCTGCTCGACCGCGTGGTCGCGTCCGATTCGACCGTATTGATTCAGGGGGAAAACGGTACCGGCAAGGAACTCATCGCCCGTGCGATCCACTACAACAGTCCGCGCCGCAATCGCCGGTTCGTCGTGCAGAACTGTTCCGCGTTCAACGACAATCTGCTGGACTCCGAGTTGTTCGGTCACAAAAAGGGCGCGTTCACCGGTGCGATCAGCGACAAACAGGGGCTGTTCGAGGTCGCGGACAAGGGCACGTTCTTCCTCGACGAGATCGGCGACATGTCGCCTGCGCTGCAGGTGAAGGTGTTGCGCGTTCTGCAAGAGGGCACGTTCACGGCGGTGGGCGACACCGAGACGCGCCACGTCGACGTGCGCATCATCGCGGCGACCAACCGCGACCTCAAGCGCATGGTCGAGACGGGCGAGTTTCGAGAGGATCTCTACTACCGGATCAACGTGATCAACATCGTGAGCCCGCCGCTGCGCGAGCGGCGAGACGACATTCCTCTGCTGATCGACCATTTTCTCAAACGGCATGCGAAGGGTTCGCGGTCGCGGCTCAAGGTGCTGTCCGACGAATGCATGCGCCGGCTCGTCGACTACGCGTGGCCTGGGAACGTCCGCGAGCTAGAAAACGAGATCGAACGCCTGGTCGTGCTCGCGGGCGACGAGCGCGTGATTGGCGAGGAGTTGCTGTCACCGCGGATTCGCGATCAGTCGAGCGACGGTATCGCAATCGTGCCCAGTTCGCCGCACTCGCTTCCCGATGCGGTCAAGGCGCTCGAGAAGCGGATGATCTACGAAGCGCTCACGCGCAACAATTGGAACAAGACGCGCGCGGCCGCCGAACTGAACATCTCGCGGCGCAACCTGATCCGCCTCGTGCAGAAGTACGAACTCGAACGCGCGCGCGCGTAGCGGGCGCTTGCGGCGGCGCGCGCCGGTGGACGTGCCTGGCGCGGCGAGCGCGGTGACGCCGGTGCGTCGCGGGATCGAGCACCCGGCCGGCAAGCCGGGATCCGCGTTCAGCCGGTCGGTACCGTCCGCCGTGGATCCGGAGACCTCGCGTACGACGGGGAGGCGTCACTCGCCTGAGGCCCGCACCGGCCGGCCCAGCGAGGCGGCGACGGCGGCATCCACGTCGGTCCAGATGAGTGCGTAGCCGGCCGCCTCGAGTTTCGCCGGGACTGCGGCGCGGCCGCGCAACACGTATTCGGCCAGCGGTCCCACCGCGAGTTTGACCGCGCCTGCCGGCACCGGCAGCCAGCACGGACGGCGCAGGGCGCGACCGAGCGCGCGCGCGAAGGCGGCCTGGCGGACGGGCCGGGATACGAGGTTGACGGGCCCGGCGAGCGCCGGCGTGTCGACAGCGAACAGGTACGCGCCGACCGCATCGTCGAGGTGCACCCACGACAGCCACTGGCGGCCGCTTCCGACCCGGCCGCCGACGAACCAGCGAAACGGCCGGGCCATCTTCGCGAGCGCGCGCGAGCCCGGCCCGATCACGATCCCGGTGCGCATGCAGACCACGCGGCATCCGACGGTGCCGGCGCGCAGCGCTTCATCCTCCCAGTCGCGGCACATGCGCGCCATGAATCCGTCGCCGCGCGGTGACGCCTCGTCGAACACGTCGTCGCCGCCGTCCGCGTCGTCGCCTGGAAGATCGATGCTGAACGCGTAGTAGTCGATTCCGGATGCCGACACCAGGACGCGCGGCCGCTGGCCTGTCGGGGCCGCCGCGATCGCGTCCACGACGAACCGCGTCGCGTCGACCCGGCTGTCCAGTAGACGTTGGCGAAACTGCGCGTTCCACCGGCGCGCGTCGATCGGTTCGCCGGCGAGGTTGATCACCGCGTCGCAGCCGGCGACGTGGTCTTGCCACGGGCCTGCCACCGTCGGATCGCCCGCGACGACGGTGGCGCCAGCCGCGGCGAGATCGCGCGCGCGTTCCGGATCGCGCGTGAGGGCGACCACGTCGTCGCCGCGGGCGCGCAAGGCGCCGGCGATCGCCCGGCCGAGGTAGCCTGTCGCTCCCGTTACGAATACGCGCGCCATGCTGGGCAGCATAGCAACGACGTCCGGTGTCGGTGGGCCGCACCGAGCAGCCGCCGCCGCGGGCGCGCGAGATGTCGCGCCGGTACTGACCGCCCGGCGCGCGTCACATGACGCTCGGCATGCCGCGGCCGGGATGCGCGGGCGCGCGCAGTCGATCGGCGACGAACTGCTTGGCCGCGCGCACCGCGGCCGGGAGGTCGTCGCCGCGCGCCAACGCGCACGCGAGCGCGGACGACAGGGCGCAGCCGGTGCCGTGTACGGGAACGTCGCCGGCGATCCACTCGCCTCGAACCTCGACCACGACGTCGCCGAACGCGAGCACGTCGGTTCCCCGGTCGTCGCCCGTGAGGTGGCCCCCGGTGACGAGCACCGCCTCCATCCCCGCCGCGGTCAGCGCGCGCGCCGCCGCGCGCGCTCCGTCGACGTCCGCGATCGGCCCGCGGCCCAACAGCGCGGCTGCCTCGGCCAGGTTCGGCGTCGCCACGCGCACGTGCGGCATCAACAACTGGACGGCGCGCGACGTCGATCCCTCGTACAGCGCCACGCGGCCGCGCGTCGGCAGCAGCACGGGATCCCACACGACCGGCGCGGCGGTGAGCGCCAAGGCGTCGGCGACAGCCGCCGCGATCGCCTCGGAGGCGAGCATGCCGATTTTGACCGCCGCTACGGCGACGTCCGACAGCAGCGCGCGGAGCTGCGCGGACACGATCTCGGGCGGGACCGGGTTGGCCCGCCGGACGCCGTGTGTATCCTGCTCGGTGAGCCCGGTCACCACGCCGACGGCTCGGAACCCGTGGCGTTCGGCGACGCGCGCGTCGGCGAGCAGGCCCGCACCGCCGGACGGGTCGAGTCCGGCGATCACCAGCAAGTTGGGCAAATCAGTCGAATGCGGCAAGTCCCGTGATGTCCTGACCGAGGATCAGCGTGTGGATGTCGTGCGTCCCCTCGTAGGTATACACGGTCTCGGCGTTCAACATGTGCCGGCCGGCCTGGTAGTCGTAGGTGATCCCGTTGCCGCCGAGGATGTCGCGGGCCATCCGTGCAATCTCGCGCGCCCAGTACACGTTGTTGCGCTTGGCCAGTGACACGTGCTGCGGGCGCAGCTTGCCGCTGTCCTTGAGCGCGGCGAGCCGCTGGCAGATGAGCTGCGCCTTCGTGATCTCGGTGAGCATGGTCGCGAGCTTCTGCTGGACGAGCTGATAGCCGGCGATCGGTTTGCTGAATTGCACGCGGTCCTTCGCGTACGACACGGCCTCGTCGTAGCAGGCCATCATCGAGCCGACCGAGCCGAACGCGATCCCGAACCGCGCCTGCGTGAGGCACGAAAGCGGCCCCTTGAGCCCCTCGACGCCGGGCAGCAGTGCGTCCTCGCCGACCTCGCAGTCCTCCATGATCAGCGAGCTGGTGACGGACGCGCGCAGTGACCACTTGCGGGGAATCGGCTCGGCGGTGAACCCGGGGCTGTCCGTCGGCACGAGGAAGCCGCGCACCTTGCCGTCGAGCTTCGCCCATACGAGTGCGACGTGCGCGATCGATCCGTTGGTGATCCAACGTTTCGTGCCGTTGAGGACGTAGCCGGACGCGGTCTTCTTGGCGGTCGTCAGCATCCCGCCCGGGTTCGACCCGAAGTCCGGCTCGGTGAGCCCGAAGCAGCCGATGATCTCGCCCGTCGCCATCTTGGGCAGGTACGCGCGTTTCTGATCCTCGCTGCCGTACTTCCAGATCGGCCACATGACGAGCGATCCCTGCACCGAGCAGAACGACCGCACACCCGCATCGCCGCGCTCGAGTTCCTGGCAGATGAGGCCGTACGCGGCGGAGCTCATCCCGGGACATCCGTAGCCTGCGATCGACGGACCGAACAAGCCGAGTTCCCCGAATTTCGGGATCAGGTGCATCGGGAACGTTCCCGCCGCGAAGTGATCGGCGATGATCGGCAGGATCTCGTCGCTGACGAACTTGCGAACGGTGTCGCGCACCATGCGTTCCTCGTCGGAATACAGTTCGTCGACTTGGTAGTAATCCACGTCCCGAAATGACATGGCGCCGATATACTGCCATCGTCATGCTGCGCGCAACCGCCACAGCATTCGCCGCGCTGCTCGCCGTCGCACCGTGCGGCGTGCAGGCCGGCCCGCGGGGCCAGCGACCGGGCGCAGGCGCGCGCTCTCTCGGCGCCGCGTTCGACGCGCTCGCCGCCGGCGACTTTCGCCGCGCGGAGGTCGCCGCGCGGCGCGCGGCGCGCACGTCCAGGTACAACCGCGACTATGCGACCTTTGCCGCGGCGCAGGCGGCGTATCTGCGCGGTGATGCGGCCGCAGCGCTGCGCCGGTTTCACGCGCTCGCCCGCGATCGCTCGTCGCGATTCGCCGCGATCGCAGCGTGGCGGCATGCCGATTGCCTGTGGCGCCTCGGTCGCACGGCCGAGGCTCGGCGCGAATACGAGCGGCTGTTGCGGCGCGAGCGGCGGCGCAAGCGGCCGACGGCCGACCTCGCCGTTGCGCGTTTTCGCGTGGCGGAAGCGCTCGCTCGCGCCGGTGACCGGCGCAGGGCGATAGACGGGTTTGCCGCCGTCTTACGGTTGCATCCACAACATCCGATCGCGGATCGCGCCGACGCGCGGCTGCGCGAGCTGGCCGGGGCGCGGCCGTTGGCGTCCGACGAGCGCATCGCTCGCGCCCGCGCACTTGCGGAGGCCCACTTGTGGCGCCGCGCGGTACACGAACTGGATCAGATTGGCGACGACGTGCCCGAAGACGTTCGCTACCGCCGCGACTTGGAACTCGGGCGCACGCTGTTTCAGATGCGGCGGCAATACGAGCTGGCCGGAAGACTATTGCTCGCGGTCGCGCCGCACGCTGGCGACGACTCGGATTGGGCGTGGTTTCACGGCGCCCGCGCGCTCAGCCGCGCGCACCGCGATCGCGAGGCAATCGCCGAGTACGAGCGGTTCGTCGCCGCGCGACCGCGGTCGCGCTGGGCCGCGGAAGCGGCGTACCTCGCCGGCTGGCTGCGGTTCAACCTCGGCGACTACCGCGAGGCGATCGAGCCGCTTCGGCGGATGCAGCGTGCGTACCCGCGATCGAGATGGGCCGAGCAGGCGCTGTGGTTCGAGGCGTTCGCACGCTATCTCTCCGGCGATTGGCAGGGGGCGCTGCCCCTGTTCGAGCGGCTCGGCCGCCGCGACGGCCGCCTCGACGGTGGCGCCGGACGCTACTGGCATGCGCGCACGCTCCAACGTCTCGGTCGCGCGGACGACGCGCTCGCCGAGTACCGCGCGCTCGTCGGCCAGTGGCCGTTTTCCTGGTATGCGTTGCTCGCGCGCGCGCGCGTGCGCGAGGCGGGCGGTGACATCGGTCCGTTCGGCGACTCGCCGAGGTCGCCGGACGATGCGCCCCCGTTGGCCGATCCGGTTCCCGCGGAGGTCGCGCGCGATCCGCGGGTGCGGCGGGCCGACGAACTGATCGCCGCCGGGCTCGGACCGGAGGCGGCGTACGAACTGCGGCGGGTCGAACGCGCGCTGATCCGCGGCTATGGCAGCGAACGGGCGCTCGCCGCCCTGTTCGATCGGTATCGCGCCGCGGGCGACTACAATCGGCCGTGGATGCTCGCGGTCGTGCGCGGCCGGCGCGCGCTCGACGCGCCGCCGGCCGGCCCCGCGCGGCGGTGGTGGGAGGCGGCGTATCCGCGCGCCTACGCCGAACTCGTCGACCGCTACGCGCCGGAGGCCGGGCTGCCGCCGGCGTACCTGTTCGCGATCATGCGCAAGGAGTCAGGCTTCAACCCGCACATCGTGTCGTATGCCGACGCGATCGGACTGCTGCAGATGATTCCGCCGACGACCCGCCGGGTCGCGCGCACGCTGGGCATCGACTACACCGACGATCTGCTGTTCGACCCGGAAAGCAACGTGCGGCTCGGCGCCTGGTACATCGGCCGCCTGTTCGCGATGTTCAAGCGGCAGGTTCCGATAGCGGCCGCCGCGTACAATGGCGGGCCGGGGGCGGTCAAGCGGTGGCTGCGCGCCCACGGCGATCGCCCGATCGACGAATACGTCGAACTCGTGTCCTACTCGCAGGCGCGCGGCTACGGCAAGAAGGTCACCGAGACCTACGCGCGGTATCTGTACCTGTACGAGGGGCAGGTGTACGACCAGCCGCTCGCGGTCGATGCGGACTACCTGCGCGACGGCCCGGACTACTGAACGCCGGGCGCGCGCGCGCCAGTCGCGGTAGGATTCGATCACCTCGGCCTGCCGGGCCGCCGCCGGAGCACCGATGACCGCTGCCGCCGACCGACGTTGCGACCGCGTGACCCCACTGGTATGCGAGGGCGACCACACGGCGATGGGCGCCGCGCAGGGGCGCGCGTATCGCGACGCGCTCCGCAGCCTCGACCGCGCCCTGATGGAACTCGCGGGAGCATCCGGTTCCGACCGCGGCGCCGGCCGCGTGCCGACCGGGGCGTGGCGGATGCTCGTTCCCGCGGTCGGTGGCGTCGCGCGCCGTGTGATGGCGCGCGATCTGCTGCGCCATTACCCGCGCCAATACGACCGGATGGCGGGCATCGCGCGCGCGGCTCGCGTGCCCCTGTCGTGGCTGTTCGTCGGGCCGGGAATCGAGCTGGCGCTCAACCGCGTGTCGTACGTCGTGCCGCCGGCGGCGTGCACAGCGGTGGCGGTCACCGGCGCGCGCGCGCGGCGCGGCGAGCCGATGATCGCGAAGAACTTCGACTACCCGGACGCGGCGCGCGACGCGTACCTGGTGCGGGTGTCGCGGCCAACCCGGCGCGGGCTCGCCGCGTCGATCGACGTGACCGCCGCGCCGCTCCCGGGGGCGCACGAGGGAATCAACGAACACGGGCTCGCGATCGCCTACAATTACGGCCACTTCTCGGGCCGCAGCGGCGCGCGCGTATCGATCACGAACCTCGTGCAGGAGGTGCTCGAACACTGCCGTACGGTCGACGACGCGATCGAGCACGTCCGCCGCCGGCCGAGGGCCGGGTCGGCGATCTGGATGGTCGCGGACGCGGCGGGCCACATCGCGGCAGTCGAGATCGCGCCCGACGCGGTGGCGGTGCGCCGCGGGGAAGCGCTGGCGCAGGCCAACCACGCGCTGAGCGACGAGATGCGGCCGCGCGACATCCCGCACGACGCGGTGCTATCGCGGTGGAACCCGAAGGCGGTGCGCGGTCGCCGGGTGCATGCGTCGAGCGAGTCGCGCAGCGACCGCGCGCACGCGTTGCTCGCGGATTGCGGCACCGCGTCGGCCGACGACCTCAAGGCGATGTTGGCGGACCACGGGCCGGCCGGCGAGGGGGACGACTACACGATCTGTCGCCACGGCCCCTACCATCGCACGACCAGTTCGGTGGTGTTGTACCCGCAACGGCGTACGATGGAGATCATGTTTGGCGCGCCGTGCGAAGCGACCTACTCGCTCGTGGCGCTGTAGCGTCGACTCGACCGCCGATCGCCGCCGGCCGCACGCGACGCGCCCGGCGCGCCCGCTACGCCGCGCGCCAGCTGCGAACGGCGAGGTAGGGCCCGGTCATGCCGATGCCCATCGCGCCGCGGTCGACTTGGCCTTCGACGACGACCCGCTGGCCGTCGACGCGCAGCCCGTCGTCGCCCCCGCGCAGCTGGTAGCGCTCGCCGTCGTCGGCGTGCAGCAGCCACACACCGCCTTCCAGGTCGCTCTTGCGGACGACGCCCCGATACGTTGCCATGGCGACAGTCTACTTGAGGACGACGGCGTCGCCAGCGGCAAGGCCGGCGTCGCGCGGTACCCGTACGGTCACCGAGGTGCCTTCGACCCGCGTGACGACGCACTCGATCGGCTTGGTCGGATCTTTGGCCGGCGCGACCTCGCAGCGGTCGCCCGGATGGAACGTTCGATTGCCGCGCGGGAACGTCGCCGTGAGCGTCGGCTCTCCGACGATGCGGAGTACCGGCTGGCCGCGCTCGACCTTCGCGCCGGCTTCGACCAACGGCTCTACCCGGCCCGCGATAGGCGCGCGCATCTGCAGCGCCGTCAGCTTGGTCTCGCCGGCGACGATCAGGCCGCGCTTTTCCGCGACCTTCTTTTCCAGGTGGGCGATCACCCGCTCCGGCTTGCCGGCGGCGCGCGCTTCCTCGAGGGCTTTCGAGTACTCGGCGAACTTGCGTCGCGGCCGCGCGAGCGAACGCTCGATCGCCGCGACCCCTTTGAGCGACGCGACGATCGCGCCGCGGTCCACTTCGTCTCCGGCGACCGCGATGTTCTCGATCACGCCGTCGTCGATGGCGGTCACTTCCGACGTGTCCGGTTCGGCTTCGACGAGCCGCGCGGTGGGCACCGCCGGCTTGGCCGGCGCCGCCGGCGCCGCGACGGGGCGGGGAGCGGGGGGAGGCGGCGCGGGGGATTTCGGCTGGTACATGTTGAAGTACCAGTAGCCGACGCCGGCCGCCGCGAGCGCGAGCACGACGAACGCGATGAGGCCGCCGGAAACGCCGCGGCTGTCGCCCGCAGGGGGTTCGGTAGCCGGCGCTGCGGCCGGCTGTTTGCGCGCCGGTTCCGCGGGCGGCGGCTCGGAGGGCAGTTCGACCGGGGCGGAGGCGGCGCCGTCATCGGCTTCTTGCGCGATGGCGTCGGCCAGCTCCGCCGCGCGATCGGCCGGAGCGGTCTCGGCGCGGTCGCTGTCGGGGGCCGCCGACTCCGGCGGCCGCGGCCGCGCCTGCGTCGGCTCGTCGTCGTCCAGCGCGTCGGCGAGATCGGGCGGCACCTGCACCGCGTCCATCGTGCGGCTCTGGCGCACGGCCTCCTTGACATCGTCGGCGCCGATCGACAGGTGGTCGCTCAGGTCGATCGACACGTCGTCGTCGTCGTAGTCGCCGACCGCCGGTTCGGGGATCTGCGTCGGGCCCGACTCCTCGGGCGAACCGGACGGCACCAGCGACGGCACCGGCACCTCGGGCGGCGGTCCCGCGGGCGGTGGCGGGAGTTCGGCCTCGACCTCGGCGCGGAGGTCGCCGCTCACGCCGGCGGGCCCGAGCGGATCGGTGCCGAGCACCTTGGCGAGTTCGTCCGGGTCCACCGGCGGCGCATCCCAGCCCATCGTCACCTTCCCGGGGCCGGCCGCGCCCGGCGCGCCGAGATCCATCTCCTCGGGACCCGGCGGCACCGCGGGCGGGGCGGGGCGGGGCGGCGGCTCCGGTGCGGCACCGGGCTCGCCGAGTTCCACATCGGCCGGCGCTTCCGCCGCAGCGGGGCGAGCGGGCTCGG
This window of the Deltaproteobacteria bacterium genome carries:
- a CDS encoding HDOD domain-containing protein, with amino-acid sequence MLGWLKRKRRDPKQQLKEMLGTATLPSFSATIARALERLRDPDASVDDIADAVAADPGATAGVIRTVNSSVYALRREVSSLQHAIQLLGRSQVECIVLALTAKASLPDKPYREFDAGRFWRAAARRAALARLLAKRTEPANANACFTAGLLLDMAVPLIAEVKGGDYAALVERWMRGEHDDLAGGERAQLGWDHAEVAGWLCEMWKFPAPITDSIGAHHEGVVDIPRAIDWVAPLPANDEIDVDALAARVAADAAISQDEARALVEEGVTAGDDMAQLFA
- a CDS encoding AAA family ATPase, coding for MSARSHLPWDDLFELHVVKKIGKLINRRWCLGLGAVSADGRDARPPRAPKGSARRGLADVIVDRPAGEVAAAANCRQVAARFRDAAAKRALRPGVVRFPSHSGLYWLAAPIAYDQSFLGALLCGAFALQEQNLREVDRAVAPLSLSPVDWAAARDAQPRLSPVEVDFLGDLVAAAAEEIAAHFGSVLARQRGTGDFEAEFAIRHAYGGLVGRSRAMQELYHLLDRVVASDSTVLIQGENGTGKELIARAIHYNSPRRNRRFVVQNCSAFNDNLLDSELFGHKKGAFTGAISDKQGLFEVADKGTFFLDEIGDMSPALQVKVLRVLQEGTFTAVGDTETRHVDVRIIAATNRDLKRMVETGEFREDLYYRINVINIVSPPLRERRDDIPLLIDHFLKRHAKGSRSRLKVLSDECMRRLVDYAWPGNVRELENEIERLVVLAGDERVIGEELLSPRIRDQSSDGIAIVPSSPHSLPDAVKALEKRMIYEALTRNNWNKTRAAAELNISRRNLIRLVQKYELERARA
- a CDS encoding TIGR01777 family protein; the encoded protein is MLPSMARVFVTGATGYLGRAIAGALRARGDDVVALTRDPERARDLAAAGATVVAGDPTVAGPWQDHVAGCDAVINLAGEPIDARRWNAQFRQRLLDSRVDATRFVVDAIAAAPTGQRPRVLVSASGIDYYAFSIDLPGDDADGGDDVFDEASPRGDGFMARMCRDWEDEALRAGTVGCRVVCMRTGIVIGPGSRALAKMARPFRWFVGGRVGSGRQWLSWVHLDDAVGAYLFAVDTPALAGPVNLVSRPVRQAAFARALGRALRRPCWLPVPAGAVKLAVGPLAEYVLRGRAAVPAKLEAAGYALIWTDVDAAVAASLGRPVRASGE
- the thiD gene encoding bifunctional hydroxymethylpyrimidine kinase/phosphomethylpyrimidine kinase, with amino-acid sequence MPHSTDLPNLLVIAGLDPSGGAGLLADARVAERHGFRAVGVVTGLTEQDTHGVRRANPVPPEIVSAQLRALLSDVAVAAVKIGMLASEAIAAAVADALALTAAPVVWDPVLLPTRGRVALYEGSTSRAVQLLMPHVRVATPNLAEAAALLGRGPIADVDGARAAARALTAAGMEAVLVTGGHLTGDDRGTDVLAFGDVVVEVRGEWIAGDVPVHGTGCALSSALACALARGDDLPAAVRAAKQFVADRLRAPAHPGRGMPSVM
- a CDS encoding acyl-CoA dehydrogenase, which translates into the protein MSFRDVDYYQVDELYSDEERMVRDTVRKFVSDEILPIIADHFAAGTFPMHLIPKFGELGLFGPSIAGYGCPGMSSAAYGLICQELERGDAGVRSFCSVQGSLVMWPIWKYGSEDQKRAYLPKMATGEIIGCFGLTEPDFGSNPGGMLTTAKKTASGYVLNGTKRWITNGSIAHVALVWAKLDGKVRGFLVPTDSPGFTAEPIPRKWSLRASVTSSLIMEDCEVGEDALLPGVEGLKGPLSCLTQARFGIAFGSVGSMMACYDEAVSYAKDRVQFSKPIAGYQLVQQKLATMLTEITKAQLICQRLAALKDSGKLRPQHVSLAKRNNVYWAREIARMARDILGGNGITYDYQAGRHMLNAETVYTYEGTHDIHTLILGQDITGLAAFD